One window from the genome of Malus domestica chromosome 01, GDT2T_hap1 encodes:
- the LOC103406544 gene encoding probable calcium-binding protein CML18 yields MEEEQMAQLRKIFRSFDGNKDGSLTEPELGSLLRSLGLKPSHEQLQALIRKSDTNHNGLVGFSEFVALMRPDLNGLLQDDARCPCSYSEDQLREMFSMFDRDANGYISPAELAHSMAKLGHPLTVQELFGMMNEADTDRDGLIDFHEFSRAITSAAFLNINA; encoded by the coding sequence ATGGAGGAGGAGCAGATGGCACAGCTGCGCAAGATCTTCCGATCGTTTGACGGCAACAAAGACGGCAGCTTGACCGAGCCGGAGTTGGGGTCACTGCTGCGGTCGCTTGGGCTGAAGCCGAGCCATGAGCAGCTGCAGGCTCTGATTCGAAAGTCGGATACCAACCACAACGGATTGGTCGGGTTCTCGGAGTTCGTGGCGCTGATGAGGCCGGACCTCAACGGACTCTTGCAAGACGACGCCAGGTGCCCGTGTTCGTACAGTGAGGATCAGTTGAGGGAGATGTTCAGCATGTTCGACAGGGACGCCAACGGGTACATCAGCCCGGCGGAACTGGCCCACTCGATGGCCAAGCTGGGCCACCCACTCACGGTTCAGGAGTTGTTCGGCATGATGAACGAGGCGGATACCGACCGCGATGGCCTTATCGATTTTCACGAGTTTTCCAGGGCCATCACCTCAGCCGCTTTCCTTAATATCAATGCTTAA
- the LOC139194436 gene encoding DNA mismatch repair protein MSH6-like — MAQTCCSLKVILENVESAQLHHLLTLGKGFPDVNSVLKHFKDAFDWVQANNSGRIIPHEGVNIEYDSACEKVKEIESHLTKRLQEHRKLLGDKSLRTSMEDKSITYVTIGKDSYLLEMPESLCSCIPPDYELRSSKKGFSRYWTPDIKKSLTELSQAETDKESSLRSILQRLIGRFCEHRLKWRQLVSVTAEIDVLISLAIASDYFEGPSCQPVVMSSSCTDEVPRFSAKSLGHPVLRSDSLGKGTFVSNDISNGGSGHASFILLTGPNMGGKSTLIRQVCLAVILAQLGADVPAESFELSPVDRIFVRMGSKDNIMVVLSTFLSIL, encoded by the exons ATGGCTCAAACATGTTGTTCTCTTAAAGTTATCTTGGAAAATGTTGAATCTGCACAACTTCATCATCTGCTGACACTGG GTAAAGGTTTTCCTGATGTCAACTCAGTTCTAAAACATTTCAAGGATGCCTTTGATTGGGTACAAGCCAATAATTCAGGTCGTATAATACCTCATGAAGGAGTCAATATTGAGTACGACTCTGCTTGTGAAAAAGTAAAGGAGATAGAATCTCATTTAACAAAACGCCTCCAAGAACACAGAAAGTTACTGGGAGATAAATCGTTAAGAACTTCTATGGAAGACAAATCG ATCACTTATGTCACAATCGGAAAAGATTCTTACCTATTGGAAATGCCAGAAAGTCTGTGCAGTTGTATTCCTCCAGATTATGAGTTACGTTCGTCCAAAAAG GGTTTCTCGAGGTACTGGACCCCAGATATTAAGAAGTCATTGACAGAGCTCTCGCAAGCTGAAACTGATAAGGAGTCCTCACTAAGAAGCATTTTGCAGAGGTTAATTGGACGTTTCTGCGAGCATCGTCTTAAATGGAGACAATTGGTCTCTGTGACTGCAG AAATCGATGTTTTAATCAGTCTAGCAATTGCAAGTGATTATTTTGAAGGACCCTCTTGTCAGCCAGTTGTCATGAGTTCATCATGTACTGATGAAGTACCTCGTTTTTCTGCAAAAAGTTTGGGCCATCCTGTTCTTAGAAGTGATTCTttaggaaagggtacatttgtATCCAACGACATTTCCAATGGAGGTTCTGGCCATGCAAGCTTTATCCTTCTCACTGGTCCTAACATGGGTGGAAAGTCTACTCTTATTCGCCAAGTTTGCTTGGCTGTGATTTTAGCACAG TTAGGAGCAGATGTTCCTGCAGAGAGCTTTGAGCTATCTCCTGTTGACCGAATCTTTGTTCGTATGGGTTCCAAAGATAATATCATGGTAGTCCTAAGTACATTTCTGTCCATTCTCTGA